From a region of the Dickeya poaceiphila genome:
- the mukF gene encoding chromosome partition protein MukF, whose amino-acid sequence MSDFSQTVPELVAWARKNDFAITLPTERLAFLLAIATLNGERMDGEMSEGELVDAFRHVSKGFEQTNETIPVRANNAINDLVRQRLINRFTSELADGNAIYRLTPLGIGITDYYIRQREFSALRLSMQLSIVAQELGRAAEAAQEGGDEFHWHRNVFAPLKYSVAEIFDSIDLSQRVMDEQQQGVKENIAGLLNQDWRAAISNCEKLLTETSDTLRELQDTLEAAGDKLQTSLLRIQDATLGQAALEFVDNLVFDLQGKLDRIISWGQQSIDLWIGYDRHVHKFIRTAIDMDKNRVFAQRLRQSVQSYFDAPWALTYANADRLLDMRDEELALRSEEVTGELPPDLEYEAFSEIREQIAAMIEQALQKYKQQHIPLNLGDVVREYLTQYPRSQHFDVARIVVDQAVRLGVAEADFTGLPALWQAINDYGAKVQAHVIDKY is encoded by the coding sequence ATGAGTGACTTTTCCCAGACCGTACCCGAACTGGTTGCCTGGGCGAGAAAAAATGACTTCGCCATTACGCTGCCTACCGAGCGTCTGGCGTTTTTGCTGGCTATCGCCACCCTGAATGGCGAGCGTATGGACGGCGAAATGAGCGAAGGGGAACTGGTGGACGCCTTTCGTCATGTTAGTAAGGGCTTTGAACAAACCAATGAAACCATTCCGGTGCGCGCCAATAATGCAATCAATGATTTGGTGCGCCAGCGTTTGATCAACCGTTTTACCAGCGAACTGGCGGACGGCAACGCGATTTACCGTTTGACGCCGCTGGGTATCGGCATTACCGACTATTACATTCGCCAGCGTGAGTTCTCCGCGCTGCGCCTGTCGATGCAGTTATCAATCGTTGCGCAGGAATTGGGGCGCGCGGCGGAAGCCGCGCAAGAGGGTGGCGACGAGTTCCACTGGCACCGTAACGTGTTTGCGCCGCTCAAGTATTCGGTAGCGGAAATTTTCGACAGTATCGATCTGTCGCAGCGGGTGATGGATGAGCAGCAGCAAGGGGTGAAAGAGAATATCGCCGGGCTGCTCAATCAGGACTGGCGTGCGGCTATTTCCAACTGTGAAAAGTTACTGACCGAAACGTCCGATACCCTGCGTGAATTGCAGGACACGCTGGAAGCGGCAGGCGACAAGCTACAAACCAGTCTGTTGCGCATTCAGGATGCCACGCTCGGTCAGGCGGCGCTGGAGTTTGTCGATAATCTGGTATTTGACCTGCAAGGCAAACTCGACCGCATCATTAGCTGGGGCCAGCAGAGTATCGACTTGTGGATCGGCTATGACCGCCACGTACACAAATTCATCCGTACCGCCATCGATATGGATAAGAATCGCGTATTTGCCCAGCGGTTGCGTCAGTCGGTACAAAGCTATTTCGATGCGCCATGGGCGTTGACCTACGCGAATGCCGATCGCCTGCTGGATATGCGCGATGAAGAGCTGGCGTTGCGTTCTGAAGAGGTCACCGGCGAGTTGCCGCCGGATCTGGAGTACGAGGCCTTCAGTGAAATTCGTGAGCAGATCGCCGCTATGATTGAGCAGGCACTGCAGAAATACAAACAGCAACACATACCGCTTAATTTGGGCGACGTGGTGCGGGAATACCTGACGCAGTATCCGCGCTCGCAGCATTTCGATGTTGCCCGAATCGTGGTCGACCAGGCGGTTCGCCTGGGCGTGGCCGAAGCTGATTTCACCGGATTGCCTGCGCTGTGGCAGGCAATCAATGATTACGGAGCCAAGGTGCAGGCCCATGTCATCGACAAATATTGA
- the cmoM gene encoding tRNA uridine 5-oxyacetic acid(34) methyltransferase CmoM: MQDRNFNDIADKFARNIYGTTKGRLRQAVLWQDLETLLTCLPARPLRILDAGGGEGPMSRRLAALGHQVLLCDLSDEMIARAREAAGEQGVADNMRFVRCAAQDVGAHLSQPVDLVLFHAVLEWVAEPQAALRALSDCLAPGGALSLMFYNHQALVMRNMVLGNFGYVDAGMPKRKRRSLSPDHPLDPPQVYQWLAELGLQLSGKTGIRVFHDYLQNKQQQIDDFDLLLALEQRYCRQEPFVSLGRYIHVMAHKHVMAHKPPMKDAL; encoded by the coding sequence ATGCAGGATCGTAATTTTAACGATATCGCTGACAAATTTGCCCGAAACATTTATGGCACCACCAAGGGTCGGCTGCGTCAGGCGGTATTGTGGCAGGATCTGGAAACCCTGCTGACATGCCTGCCAGCACGACCTTTGCGCATTCTGGATGCGGGCGGCGGCGAAGGGCCGATGTCCCGCCGTTTGGCCGCGTTGGGGCATCAGGTGTTGTTGTGCGATCTCTCTGATGAGATGATTGCGCGCGCCCGTGAGGCGGCGGGTGAGCAGGGCGTGGCTGATAACATGCGCTTCGTGCGCTGCGCTGCACAGGATGTGGGCGCACATTTGTCGCAGCCGGTGGATCTGGTTCTGTTCCACGCTGTGCTGGAGTGGGTAGCGGAGCCACAAGCGGCGTTGCGAGCGTTGAGCGATTGTCTGGCGCCGGGCGGCGCGCTGTCGCTGATGTTTTACAACCATCAGGCGTTGGTGATGCGTAACATGGTGCTGGGCAATTTCGGCTATGTGGACGCCGGTATGCCCAAACGCAAACGCCGCTCGCTGTCGCCGGATCATCCACTTGACCCACCGCAGGTCTATCAGTGGCTGGCTGAGTTGGGGCTGCAACTGAGCGGTAAAACCGGTATCCGGGTATTTCATGACTATCTGCAAAACAAGCAACAACAGATTGACGATTTTGACCTGCTGCTGGCGCTGGAACAGCGGTATTGTCGGCAGGAGCCCTTTGTTAGCCTGGGGCGTTACATTCATGTTATGGCACACAAGCATGTCATGGCGCATAAGCCCCCTATGAAGGATGCATTATGA
- the elyC gene encoding envelope biogenesis factor ElyC produces MLFAVKKYIGSLLLPLPLLMLVIGLALALLWFSRWQKTARILLTAGWLALLLLSLQPVADKLLLPLESRYPTWTPDFPKVNYIVVLGGGYTFNPDWPPSANLINNSLARVTEGIRLWRANPGAKLIFTGAAAQGNPVTSASTSARVAESLGVPPQDILLVDQAHDTEEEAAGTEALIGKQPFLLVTSANHLPRAIRFFQARGLHPIPVPANQLAITSPLNPWERVFPSALYLSHSERAWYEGLGLIWQQMKGITPAPES; encoded by the coding sequence ATGCTGTTTGCCGTTAAAAAATACATCGGTAGTCTATTGTTGCCACTGCCGTTGTTGATGCTGGTCATAGGGCTTGCCCTCGCCTTGCTATGGTTTTCCCGTTGGCAAAAAACCGCCCGGATACTACTCACCGCAGGCTGGCTGGCACTATTGCTGCTGAGCTTGCAACCGGTGGCCGACAAGCTGTTATTGCCGCTGGAATCCCGTTATCCCACCTGGACGCCGGATTTCCCCAAAGTGAATTACATCGTGGTGTTGGGCGGTGGTTACACCTTTAACCCGGACTGGCCTCCCAGCGCCAACCTTATCAACAATAGTCTGGCTCGCGTCACCGAAGGCATCAGGCTATGGCGCGCTAATCCCGGCGCTAAATTGATCTTTACCGGCGCAGCCGCGCAGGGTAACCCCGTGACCAGTGCCAGCACCTCTGCACGTGTCGCTGAAAGTCTGGGCGTTCCGCCGCAGGATATCCTGCTGGTGGATCAGGCCCACGACACCGAAGAAGAAGCCGCCGGAACCGAGGCGTTAATCGGCAAACAACCTTTCCTGCTGGTCACCTCCGCCAACCATCTGCCACGTGCCATCCGTTTTTTCCAGGCGCGCGGACTGCACCCGATTCCTGTCCCCGCCAATCAGTTGGCTATCACGTCACCACTGAATCCATGGGAACGGGTATTCCCCTCCGCGCTCTATCTGTCGCACAGCGAGCGGGCCTGGTATGAAGGATTAGGCTTGATCTGGCAACAAATGAAAGGAATTACTCCGGCGCCGGAATCCTGA
- a CDS encoding YcbJ family phosphotransferase produces MELLKTELSTVLGESLSRLERISEQPYAHLYALYDHAGNAMPLLAKSYICQGVAAQEAYKLTMLSREGEVRLPTVYGIVMTNQAPYKELLLIERLRGVSVEAPSRSPQRWTLLMDQIVENMLAWHRIDSHGCVGTVDSMQENNWPNWYRQRLEVLWATLMNVNAAQLTQQDRTVLYRSRQSLPALFDDFDDNCVLVHGNLTLRSMLKDPRSDQLLAMINPGMMLWAPREYDLFRLCEESGMPEQLLYHYLKQAPLAESFVCRRWLYILWAAVSRYIHTGQLDRPLFDAATRELLPWLE; encoded by the coding sequence CTCAGCCGTCTTGAACGTATCAGTGAACAGCCCTATGCGCATTTGTATGCCTTGTATGATCACGCAGGTAACGCCATGCCGTTGCTGGCGAAAAGTTATATTTGTCAGGGGGTTGCCGCGCAAGAGGCCTATAAGCTGACCATGCTGTCTCGTGAGGGAGAAGTCAGGCTGCCCACGGTCTATGGAATAGTGATGACCAATCAGGCGCCTTACAAGGAATTGTTGCTTATCGAACGTTTGCGTGGCGTGTCGGTAGAAGCGCCGTCCCGTTCGCCTCAACGCTGGACACTGTTGATGGACCAGATTGTTGAAAACATGCTGGCCTGGCATCGGATCGACAGCCACGGCTGTGTCGGTACAGTGGACAGTATGCAGGAGAACAACTGGCCGAACTGGTATCGCCAGCGGCTGGAAGTGCTGTGGGCCACACTGATGAATGTCAACGCCGCGCAGTTGACCCAGCAGGATAGAACCGTGCTGTACCGATCCCGGCAGAGCTTGCCGGCGCTGTTTGACGATTTCGATGACAATTGCGTATTGGTGCACGGTAACCTGACCCTACGCAGCATGTTGAAAGATCCACGCAGCGATCAACTGCTGGCGATGATCAATCCCGGCATGATGTTGTGGGCACCACGTGAGTACGATCTGTTTCGGTTATGTGAAGAGTCGGGGATGCCGGAACAGCTGCTTTATCATTACCTGAAGCAAGCTCCGCTGGCGGAGTCTTTTGTCTGCCGTCGCTGGCTGTATATCCTGTGGGCGGCGGTTTCCCGCTACATTCATACGGGTCAGTTGGATCGCCCGTTGTTTGACGCTGCGACCCGTGAATTATTGCCCTGGCTGGAATAA